A portion of the Corynebacterium jeikeium genome contains these proteins:
- a CDS encoding HIT domain-containing protein codes for MAVNQSGSEELPPQQQGNAGQQESSDGVYVDSGYGEPDRLTRLWAPYRLDYIVKRGVHNSKPSRNPFVDLPKQSDEEALIIARGEWVYAVLNLFPYNPGHLMVVPYREVANLEDLTDEETAEMMRFAKHAVRTLKSVSRPHAVNVGFNLGKASGGSVADHLHMHVVPRWSGDSNFMTVIDGTKVLPQALRQTRELLADGWRALNQEDGAAC; via the coding sequence ATGGCAGTGAATCAGTCGGGAAGTGAAGAGTTGCCTCCGCAGCAGCAGGGCAATGCCGGCCAGCAGGAATCGTCTGATGGCGTATACGTCGACAGCGGTTACGGCGAACCGGATCGGCTCACGCGCTTATGGGCACCCTACCGGCTGGACTACATCGTCAAGCGTGGTGTGCATAACTCCAAGCCATCTCGTAACCCCTTCGTTGATTTGCCGAAGCAAAGCGATGAGGAAGCACTCATTATCGCTCGCGGCGAGTGGGTGTACGCCGTTTTGAATCTGTTCCCGTACAACCCAGGGCACCTCATGGTGGTTCCATATCGCGAAGTCGCCAACCTTGAGGACTTGACCGACGAAGAAACAGCCGAGATGATGCGATTTGCCAAGCATGCGGTTCGTACTCTCAAATCGGTTTCGCGCCCGCACGCCGTCAATGTAGGTTTCAACTTAGGCAAGGCCTCCGGCGGTTCGGTCGCCGATCACCTGCATATGCACGTCGTACCGCGCTGGTCGGGTGACAGCAATTTTATGACCGTGATCGATGGCACCAAAGTGTTACCGCAGGCTCTTCGTCAGACTCGCGAGTTGCTTGCCGACGGCTGGCGTGCCCTTAATCAAGAGGATGGGGCAGCATGCTGA
- a CDS encoding CDP-alcohol phosphatidyltransferase family protein: protein MLSVRGRAPIRPVVEPIAAALLRVGISPNTVTLVGTVVSVLLAVILIPTNHLFAAAVSIAIFTAFDLLDGTMARLRGQGTKYGATLDASCDRITDAALFGAIAYWVVYHHDADSVLLILTLITMGSSQVISYVKARAEASGLKVNGGLVERAERLIIGLIGIGLQGLGVDYALYVAMWLLAIGSVFTVIQRLYMVAKQPGALDPIAPPEGAADSSSINPDSATKSTGSADSNN, encoded by the coding sequence ATGCTGAGTGTCCGTGGCAGGGCTCCAATCCGCCCAGTAGTTGAACCGATTGCCGCTGCACTTTTGCGGGTCGGCATTAGCCCGAACACGGTCACCCTGGTGGGAACGGTAGTTTCCGTTCTGCTTGCGGTAATCCTGATTCCTACCAACCATCTTTTCGCAGCTGCGGTGTCAATCGCTATTTTCACTGCTTTTGACCTGCTCGATGGCACGATGGCCAGACTTCGAGGGCAGGGAACGAAATACGGAGCGACGCTGGATGCTTCCTGTGACCGCATTACGGATGCTGCACTGTTCGGGGCGATAGCGTATTGGGTGGTGTATCACCATGACGCGGATTCAGTGCTGCTTATTCTGACACTGATCACTATGGGATCTTCCCAGGTCATTTCCTACGTTAAGGCTCGGGCAGAAGCTAGCGGCCTCAAGGTCAACGGCGGTCTCGTCGAACGTGCGGAGCGCCTGATTATCGGTCTAATCGGCATTGGGCTCCAGGGGCTTGGCGTGGACTATGCCCTCTACGTCGCAATGTGGCTCCTGGCGATTGGGTCGGTATTCACCGTCATTCAGCGCTTGTACATGGTGGCTAAGCAGCCAGGAGCGTTGGATCCCATCGCCCCGCCAGAAGGCGCAGCTGATAGTTCATCTATCAACCCTGACTCTGCTACGAAGTCCACGGGTTCGGCTGATTCCAACAACTAA
- a CDS encoding phosphatidylinositol mannoside acyltransferase: protein MTSFFLPRSKDDFVALGYMAGWKIFGLLPERVAYRIGNIAADRVAANPTTTRQLRKNLARVMGCPPEEVPQGLIRASMRSYLRYWVEAFRLPSIASPELADTVESTSDGLERVAEALEAGDSIVIPLPHSGNWDMAGMWLVSRHGRFSTVAERLKPEVLYDAFVEYRESLGFHILPLTGGKPAMPELQKRLEDGGVVCLLSDRDFGGHGVPVTFFGEQTTMPVGAAKLAQDTGARLMPAGLSYTRDGWRFVAHPFVPTEGRNLADIVQDIATVFESDIAQHPADWHMMQPLWPADKKRSK from the coding sequence ATGACTAGTTTCTTCCTGCCTCGCTCGAAAGATGATTTCGTTGCGCTCGGCTATATGGCCGGGTGGAAGATTTTTGGTCTGCTGCCGGAACGCGTGGCCTACCGCATCGGCAACATAGCCGCCGATCGGGTAGCAGCAAATCCCACGACGACCCGCCAGCTTCGCAAGAACCTGGCTCGCGTTATGGGCTGTCCGCCTGAGGAAGTGCCGCAAGGGCTTATTCGGGCTTCCATGCGTTCCTATCTACGCTATTGGGTGGAGGCATTCCGGTTGCCCTCCATCGCCTCTCCAGAGCTGGCAGACACGGTCGAATCCACCAGCGATGGGCTCGAACGAGTTGCTGAGGCCCTCGAGGCCGGAGATTCCATCGTCATCCCACTGCCGCATTCTGGTAACTGGGATATGGCAGGTATGTGGCTCGTTTCCCGCCATGGCCGGTTCAGTACCGTGGCGGAACGGCTGAAGCCAGAGGTGCTTTACGACGCTTTCGTGGAGTACCGCGAATCCCTCGGATTCCACATTCTCCCGCTTACCGGTGGCAAACCCGCGATGCCGGAACTGCAGAAGCGATTGGAAGACGGTGGCGTTGTGTGCCTGCTGTCTGATCGTGACTTCGGCGGCCACGGGGTCCCGGTCACTTTTTTCGGCGAGCAGACGACAATGCCGGTCGGCGCGGCAAAGCTGGCACAGGACACGGGCGCTCGGCTTATGCCCGCGGGCCTGTCCTACACGCGCGATGGTTGGCGCTTTGTAGCGCATCCATTCGTGCCGACTGAGGGGCGCAATCTAGCTGACATTGTCCAAGACATCGCTACTGTTTTTGAATCTGATATTGCTCAGCATCCAGCGGATTGGCACATGATGCAGCCACTGTGGCCAGCAGATAAGAAGAGGTCAAAGTAG
- a CDS encoding glycosyltransferase family 1 protein: MRIGMVCPYSFDVPGGVQAHAIDLCEEFIRRGHEVSLIGPASAQADVPDFVIRGGAAIPIPYNGSVARLSFGPRTSRRVRTWIEEGSFDILHIHEPNSPSFSMLSLVNSVGPIVATYHSAATDSLALKLATPFLRKYLERIRGGIAVSEVARRWQVEQLGGDPVLIPNGVRVGDFESCPAASSLPEIPPRREGVYRLVFLGRFDESRKGFDVLLDALPAIRAEIPQLEVCVVGDGDVAAARRKAGRNADVLHFVGRLSEDAKASILADADAYIAPQRGGESFGIVLVEAMAAGAPVISSDIDAFKLVLDDGHYGLHFENGNSADLADAVVRLLTQSKLGEELRALGHKRAWEYDWSQVADGVLRVYDTVRMDGEKVVIAP; this comes from the coding sequence GTGCGAATCGGAATGGTGTGCCCGTACTCGTTCGATGTTCCAGGTGGGGTTCAAGCTCACGCGATTGACTTGTGTGAGGAGTTCATCCGCCGCGGCCACGAGGTCAGTCTTATCGGCCCGGCTAGCGCGCAGGCGGATGTGCCGGATTTCGTTATTCGAGGTGGTGCCGCCATCCCGATTCCGTATAACGGCTCAGTCGCTCGGCTGTCTTTTGGTCCCCGCACGAGCCGTCGAGTCCGCACATGGATCGAGGAAGGTAGCTTTGACATTCTTCATATCCATGAGCCGAATTCGCCCAGTTTTTCAATGCTGTCGTTAGTAAACTCGGTCGGGCCAATTGTCGCGACCTATCACTCTGCGGCGACGGACTCCCTAGCATTGAAGTTGGCCACGCCATTTTTGCGGAAGTACCTTGAACGCATTCGGGGAGGCATCGCTGTCTCGGAAGTGGCTCGTCGCTGGCAGGTTGAGCAACTCGGCGGCGACCCGGTTCTCATTCCCAATGGTGTCCGTGTTGGAGATTTTGAGTCCTGCCCGGCCGCCTCATCGTTGCCTGAGATCCCGCCACGGCGTGAGGGGGTCTATCGGCTCGTGTTCCTCGGACGCTTCGACGAATCTCGTAAGGGCTTTGACGTGTTGCTCGACGCGCTGCCGGCAATACGTGCAGAGATTCCACAGCTTGAGGTCTGTGTTGTTGGTGATGGTGATGTCGCGGCAGCTCGTCGTAAAGCGGGCAGAAACGCAGATGTCCTGCATTTCGTCGGCAGACTGTCGGAGGATGCTAAGGCGTCAATACTCGCCGATGCGGATGCGTACATTGCCCCGCAGCGTGGTGGAGAGAGTTTCGGCATCGTGCTGGTAGAGGCGATGGCGGCGGGTGCGCCGGTGATCTCCAGCGACATCGATGCGTTCAAACTCGTGCTTGACGACGGCCATTACGGGCTTCACTTTGAAAACGGTAACTCCGCAGACCTTGCGGATGCAGTCGTACGCCTTTTGACGCAGTCAAAGTTGGGGGAGGAGCTTCGCGCACTCGGGCATAAACGGGCTTGGGAGTATGACTGGTCGCAGGTCGCCGACGGCGTTCTGCGTGTGTACGATACGGTGCGCATGGATGGCGAAAAGGTCGTCATTGCGCCATAG
- a CDS encoding NUDIX hydrolase: protein MDVTVPIWVVVLVIALIVVLVSGLVASSTATRLNRMHIRTDLARSSLEAALGRRAAVARAAYPELAGVVTKVEATPLRANNTGQRADVENELTRKIVALYEEQPVDRTMAIELSDAHTRLELARRFYNDAVTDTKALRARPLVRALRLAGTAPEPEYFDVADGLTTA from the coding sequence GTGGACGTAACCGTTCCAATCTGGGTCGTTGTCCTAGTCATTGCGCTGATTGTCGTACTCGTTAGCGGTTTGGTGGCTTCATCGACAGCGACGCGTTTGAACCGTATGCACATTCGCACGGACTTGGCGCGTTCTTCACTGGAAGCGGCGTTGGGGCGAAGGGCCGCAGTCGCTCGTGCCGCCTACCCGGAACTCGCCGGCGTAGTGACGAAGGTGGAAGCCACACCACTTAGAGCCAACAACACTGGACAGCGCGCAGACGTGGAAAACGAACTGACTAGGAAAATTGTGGCGCTCTATGAGGAACAGCCCGTGGACCGAACGATGGCAATTGAGCTTTCTGACGCCCACACGCGGCTCGAGCTCGCCCGCCGTTTCTACAATGATGCGGTGACGGATACGAAAGCACTGCGAGCCAGGCCGCTAGTACGCGCGCTGCGGCTGGCGGGCACTGCACCCGAACCGGAATATTTCGATGTTGCAGACGGACTGACAACTGCTTAA
- the pdxS gene encoding pyridoxal 5'-phosphate synthase lyase subunit PdxS has product MSTVENNSGQGTARVKRGFAEMMKGGVIMDVVTPEQAKIAEDAGATAVMALERVPADIRAEGGVSRMSDPDMIEGIINAVSIPVMAKARIGHFVEAQVLQSLGVDFIDESEVLTPADYSNHIDKFEFTVPFVCGATNLGEALRRINEGAAMIRSKGEAGTGDVSNAVTHMRTIRAEINRLRSMAPDELYVAAKELQAPYELVREVAETGKLPVVLFTAGGIATPADAAMMMQLGAEGVFVGSGIFKSGDPEKRAKAIVQATQHYDDPKVIADVSRGLGEAMVGINVDEIPQPHRLAERGW; this is encoded by the coding sequence TTGAGCACGGTTGAGAACAACTCCGGGCAGGGCACCGCACGCGTGAAGCGCGGTTTCGCTGAGATGATGAAGGGCGGCGTCATTATGGACGTCGTTACGCCGGAGCAGGCCAAGATCGCTGAAGATGCCGGCGCAACTGCCGTGATGGCGCTGGAGCGTGTCCCCGCCGATATTCGCGCAGAGGGTGGCGTGTCGCGTATGTCTGACCCGGACATGATCGAGGGCATTATCAATGCCGTCTCCATTCCGGTTATGGCCAAGGCCCGAATCGGCCACTTTGTTGAGGCACAGGTTCTGCAGTCCCTCGGTGTTGACTTCATTGACGAGTCCGAGGTTCTGACCCCGGCCGATTACTCGAACCACATCGACAAGTTCGAATTCACCGTGCCTTTCGTCTGTGGTGCGACCAACCTGGGTGAGGCTCTGCGCCGCATCAACGAGGGCGCTGCCATGATTCGCTCCAAGGGCGAGGCCGGTACCGGTGATGTCTCCAACGCTGTGACTCACATGCGCACCATCCGCGCTGAAATTAACCGTCTGCGTTCTATGGCTCCGGACGAGCTCTATGTTGCCGCCAAGGAGCTGCAGGCACCGTACGAGCTGGTACGCGAGGTCGCTGAGACCGGTAAGTTGCCAGTCGTGCTGTTCACCGCAGGAGGCATTGCAACTCCGGCTGACGCTGCAATGATGATGCAGCTCGGTGCCGAGGGTGTCTTTGTTGGTTCCGGTATCTTCAAGTCCGGTGATCCGGAGAAGCGCGCCAAGGCTATCGTCCAGGCAACCCAGCACTACGATGATCCGAAGGTCATCGCTGATGTCTCCCGCGGTCTCGGCGAGGCAATGGTCGGCATCAACGTCGACGAGATTCCGCAGCCGCACCGACTCGCTGAGCGTGGCTGGTAA
- a CDS encoding acyl-CoA thioesterase II: MANIREVLDLEQIDRDIFRGPVIKSILQRTFGGQVAGQSLVAATRTVGNTFAVNSLHAYFVGPGRPHIPTVYMVKRIRDGRSFCHRSVEAVQDGRTIFVMQVSFHRKGDEGLEHSDVMRKVPDPEDVVTDTSEMTNTRRLLMREWADWDIRVVPNDQFEHNKYTPSQQLVWFRCKDRLPDNETFHVCTLAYMSDMTLLSSALVPHPGVEVQEASLDHAMWFMRPFRADEWLLYDQISPSAHAGRALTHGRIFNQKGELVAVVTQEGLTRSLAPGVEPVPVATNFDARSENLD; the protein is encoded by the coding sequence ATGGCTAACATCCGCGAGGTATTAGATCTGGAGCAGATTGACCGGGACATTTTCCGTGGCCCAGTCATTAAGTCAATCCTGCAGCGCACTTTCGGTGGCCAAGTTGCCGGCCAGTCCCTCGTCGCGGCGACGCGCACGGTGGGTAATACCTTCGCGGTGAACTCCCTCCACGCCTACTTTGTAGGCCCGGGCCGCCCCCATATCCCGACGGTGTACATGGTCAAGCGTATTCGCGACGGCCGGTCTTTTTGCCACCGATCCGTCGAAGCTGTGCAAGATGGCCGTACGATTTTCGTCATGCAGGTCAGCTTCCACCGTAAGGGGGATGAGGGACTCGAGCACTCTGACGTGATGCGCAAGGTGCCAGATCCTGAAGACGTGGTCACCGACACCTCTGAGATGACGAACACACGTCGTCTACTAATGCGCGAGTGGGCGGACTGGGATATCCGGGTAGTGCCGAATGATCAGTTCGAACACAACAAGTACACCCCGTCCCAGCAGCTGGTGTGGTTCCGGTGCAAGGATCGCCTGCCGGATAACGAGACCTTCCATGTCTGCACGCTGGCGTATATGTCGGATATGACTTTGCTGTCATCGGCACTCGTTCCGCATCCAGGCGTTGAGGTCCAGGAAGCCAGCCTCGACCACGCGATGTGGTTTATGCGTCCGTTCCGTGCGGATGAATGGCTGCTCTACGACCAGATTTCGCCATCGGCGCACGCGGGTCGCGCATTGACTCACGGTCGCATCTTTAACCAAAAGGGCGAGCTCGTGGCCGTCGTCACGCAGGAAGGGCTGACCCGAAGCCTGGCCCCGGGTGTCGAGCCCGTGCCAGTGGCGACGAACTTCGATGCTCGCAGTGAGAACCTAGATTAA
- the pdxT gene encoding pyridoxal 5'-phosphate synthase glutaminase subunit PdxT, which produces MTQETIGILALQGNVAEHGYVLDQLGVPHRKVRLPRDLEGLSGLILPGGESTTMSKLMVFNELEDPLREALRDGLPAYGTCAGMILLADEVLDTRPDAVSLGAIDITDRRNAFGRQVDSFETDLDIPQLAISGDQPPVHAAFIRAPWVERVGDDVEVLARVPESAGETAGTVVGVRQGAAMATSFHPESTGETRLHEFFLRELVGI; this is translated from the coding sequence ATGACACAGGAAACAATCGGTATCCTCGCTCTTCAGGGCAACGTTGCCGAACACGGATATGTGCTTGACCAGCTCGGCGTCCCGCACCGAAAGGTGCGCTTGCCCCGTGATCTGGAAGGGCTTAGCGGCCTAATTTTGCCCGGCGGCGAGTCCACAACCATGAGCAAGCTGATGGTCTTCAATGAGCTTGAAGACCCGCTGCGGGAAGCCCTCCGCGATGGCCTTCCGGCATATGGCACCTGCGCCGGCATGATTTTGCTTGCCGACGAAGTGCTCGATACCCGTCCGGATGCCGTTAGCCTGGGGGCGATTGACATCACCGACCGTCGTAACGCATTTGGCCGGCAAGTGGATTCCTTCGAAACTGACTTGGATATTCCGCAGCTGGCGATCAGTGGTGACCAGCCGCCTGTACACGCCGCCTTTATTCGCGCACCGTGGGTCGAGCGTGTCGGTGATGATGTTGAGGTGCTAGCGCGGGTGCCAGAATCGGCTGGAGAGACCGCAGGTACAGTGGTCGGAGTACGGCAGGGGGCTGCGATGGCCACCAGCTTTCACCCGGAGTCGACGGGGGAGACGCGGCTCCACGAGTTCTTTTTGCGAGAGCTTGTCGGCATTTAA
- a CDS encoding YebC/PmpR family DNA-binding transcriptional regulator, producing the protein MAGHSKWATTKHKKAANDAKRAKEWAKMIKNIEVAARTGGGDPAGNPTLDDMIKKAKKASVPNDNIERARKRGSGEESGGADWETIVYEGYAPGGVALIVECLTDNRNRAASDVRSAFNKNNGNMADNGAVAYLFEKKGVVELPKGELTEDDLLMAVLDAGAEEVNDLGEKFEVVSAFTDLMNVRTALVDAEMEYDSADQDYRASTTVALDADGARKLFRLIDALEESDDVQNVYSNADISDEVIAELED; encoded by the coding sequence ATGGCGGGTCATTCAAAATGGGCAACCACAAAGCACAAGAAGGCTGCTAATGACGCCAAGCGCGCCAAAGAGTGGGCAAAGATGATCAAGAACATCGAGGTCGCGGCTCGTACCGGCGGCGGTGATCCTGCTGGTAACCCCACCCTCGATGACATGATTAAGAAGGCCAAGAAGGCCTCGGTTCCCAACGACAACATTGAGCGTGCCCGCAAGCGTGGTTCCGGCGAGGAGTCCGGCGGTGCTGACTGGGAGACCATTGTCTACGAAGGTTACGCACCTGGCGGTGTCGCTTTGATTGTGGAGTGCCTGACCGATAACCGTAACCGTGCTGCTTCCGATGTGCGCTCGGCGTTCAACAAGAACAACGGCAACATGGCAGACAACGGCGCCGTGGCGTACCTCTTCGAAAAGAAGGGTGTCGTCGAGCTGCCGAAGGGCGAGCTGACCGAGGATGACCTGCTTATGGCGGTTCTCGATGCTGGTGCAGAGGAGGTCAACGACCTGGGCGAAAAGTTCGAGGTTGTCTCCGCCTTTACCGATCTGATGAATGTCCGCACCGCTCTTGTCGATGCCGAAATGGAGTACGACTCCGCAGATCAGGACTACCGCGCTTCTACCACGGTGGCTCTCGATGCTGACGGTGCACGCAAGCTCTTCCGTCTGATTGACGCTCTCGAAGAGTCCGACGACGTGCAGAACGTCTACTCGAACGCCGACATCAGCGACGAGGTTATCGCCGAACTCGAAGACTAG
- a CDS encoding DUF3817 domain-containing protein produces the protein MNSPKKLYGVLAAAEMVTWALLLLGLALKYLFKVTDIATTIFGGIHGFTFLCYVVTTIMVWINQQWSFGRGVIGLASSIIPFATYPFERNTLKAGLLDRPWRFTDESEEPQDIFEWALAMIIRRPFISAFVILIVLVVVFTLLLMAGPPTQWFS, from the coding sequence ATGAATTCACCGAAGAAGCTCTACGGCGTTCTCGCTGCAGCTGAAATGGTCACGTGGGCTCTGCTGCTCTTGGGGCTGGCACTGAAGTACCTGTTCAAAGTCACTGACATCGCCACCACCATCTTCGGCGGCATCCACGGTTTTACGTTCCTGTGCTACGTAGTCACCACCATCATGGTGTGGATCAACCAGCAGTGGAGCTTTGGCCGCGGTGTCATCGGCCTCGCCTCTTCTATCATTCCATTCGCAACCTATCCGTTTGAACGAAACACCCTGAAGGCAGGCCTCTTGGATCGGCCCTGGCGCTTTACCGACGAATCCGAGGAGCCACAGGACATTTTCGAGTGGGCACTCGCGATGATTATTCGCCGCCCGTTTATCTCGGCATTCGTCATCCTCATTGTTCTCGTCGTGGTCTTCACACTGTTGCTGATGGCCGGACCTCCGACTCAGTGGTTCTCCTAA
- the ruvC gene encoding crossover junction endodeoxyribonuclease RuvC produces MGIDPGLTRCGLSIAEGAQGRKVIPIAVGVARTPTTASLEDRLLRLSNAVEQWMDEYEPDVVAMERVFERGNVSTVMQTAHAVGVLVLAAARRGLEVHMYTPSEVKKALTGNGRADKKQMTMMVTRILGLETPPKPADAADALAIAICHCWRGPVLQRQRDTLAALAKQHEERELELSRRENPSR; encoded by the coding sequence ATGGGTATCGACCCTGGCCTTACTCGTTGTGGTCTCTCCATTGCGGAAGGTGCTCAGGGCAGGAAAGTCATTCCCATTGCGGTGGGGGTCGCCCGCACACCAACCACGGCATCGTTGGAGGATCGTCTTCTACGGCTTTCCAATGCCGTGGAGCAGTGGATGGATGAGTACGAGCCGGACGTGGTTGCGATGGAACGGGTATTCGAGCGCGGCAATGTGTCCACCGTAATGCAGACTGCGCACGCGGTTGGTGTCCTTGTCCTCGCTGCGGCGAGACGCGGTTTGGAAGTGCATATGTACACGCCGTCGGAGGTAAAGAAGGCGCTTACCGGCAACGGTCGGGCTGATAAGAAGCAGATGACCATGATGGTGACGAGAATCCTCGGGTTGGAAACTCCGCCAAAACCTGCGGACGCAGCGGATGCGTTGGCCATCGCTATCTGCCACTGTTGGCGTGGTCCGGTTCTGCAACGCCAGCGCGATACCTTGGCTGCGCTTGCTAAGCAACACGAGGAGCGGGAGTTGGAGCTTTCTCGCCGTGAGAATCCCTCGCGGTAG
- the ruvA gene encoding Holliday junction branch migration protein RuvA: MIASLRGEVIDLGADYCVIECGGVGHLVTITGRLASQLVRHEQTFMLTTMAVREDAITLFGFANSQEREMFALLRTVSTVGPKVAMSVLSVLSPAEIANAVASKNAKALQAANGVGKRLAERLLVELKDKVEVFADRAVSQPEEAASGAAPGIVLKADLDQVVGALVGLGFPEADANEAAETVVRIDPTLDTSMALKAALKTLGEK, encoded by the coding sequence GTGATTGCATCTCTACGCGGTGAGGTTATCGATCTCGGTGCGGACTATTGCGTTATCGAGTGCGGTGGTGTCGGGCATTTGGTCACCATTACGGGCAGGTTAGCTTCTCAGTTGGTGAGGCATGAGCAGACTTTCATGTTGACCACAATGGCGGTTCGTGAAGATGCGATTACGCTTTTTGGTTTTGCCAACTCGCAGGAACGTGAGATGTTTGCGCTCTTGCGCACTGTCTCAACAGTGGGGCCAAAAGTAGCGATGTCTGTTCTATCGGTACTGTCGCCGGCCGAGATTGCCAATGCGGTTGCCTCAAAGAATGCCAAGGCCCTCCAGGCGGCTAACGGCGTCGGCAAGCGATTGGCGGAGCGCCTGTTGGTTGAGTTGAAGGATAAGGTCGAGGTTTTCGCGGATAGGGCGGTATCCCAGCCGGAGGAAGCTGCAAGCGGAGCAGCGCCTGGCATTGTTTTGAAGGCAGATCTGGATCAGGTCGTTGGTGCTTTGGTCGGGCTTGGGTTCCCGGAAGCTGATGCGAATGAGGCAGCGGAGACTGTTGTTCGGATTGATCCGACCTTGGATACATCAATGGCGCTGAAGGCGGCGCTAAAGACATTGGGCGAAAAGTAA
- the ruvB gene encoding Holliday junction branch migration DNA helicase RuvB — MSDIERTEFNVSGNPFRDSLDGAANDHFGGGGNGAQRDVDARAQVEEVDAESNLRPKSLGEFIGQPKVREQLDLVLSGARGRNVTPDHILLSGPPGLGKTTMAMIIAQEMGSSLRMTSGPALIRAGDLAAMLSNLLEGDVLFIDEIHRIARPVEEMLYMAMEDFRIDVIVGKGPGATSIPLEIPPFTLVGATTRSGMLTGPLRDRFGFTAQMEFYEVEDLTKVVTRAAGILGVDISPEAAVEIASRSRGTPRIANRLLRRVRDFADVHSGGVIDLGAAKAALIVFDVDELGLDRLDRAVLTALVKGHGGGPVGVNSLALAVGEEPSTVEEVCEPYLVRAGMIARTSRGRVATARAWRHLGLQPPEGTIGE; from the coding sequence ATGAGCGATATCGAGCGCACGGAGTTTAACGTGTCGGGCAATCCCTTCAGGGACTCTTTAGATGGAGCAGCCAACGACCATTTTGGCGGTGGGGGAAATGGTGCACAACGTGATGTCGATGCCCGCGCTCAGGTCGAGGAAGTCGATGCGGAATCGAACCTGCGACCAAAGTCGTTAGGGGAGTTTATCGGCCAACCCAAGGTCCGCGAGCAGCTGGATTTGGTGCTCTCCGGGGCACGGGGACGAAATGTGACTCCGGACCACATTCTGCTGTCGGGACCTCCCGGCCTGGGTAAGACCACCATGGCCATGATTATTGCGCAGGAGATGGGGTCGTCCCTGCGAATGACGTCCGGTCCGGCGCTTATTCGCGCTGGCGATTTGGCAGCAATGCTATCGAACCTGCTCGAGGGCGATGTACTCTTCATTGACGAGATCCACCGCATTGCCAGGCCCGTGGAGGAAATGCTCTACATGGCAATGGAAGATTTCCGTATTGATGTCATCGTGGGCAAGGGGCCTGGAGCTACGTCAATTCCACTCGAGATTCCACCTTTTACGCTGGTAGGCGCAACGACGCGCTCGGGTATGCTGACTGGCCCACTGCGTGACCGTTTCGGTTTTACTGCGCAGATGGAGTTCTACGAGGTCGAGGATCTGACAAAGGTGGTTACCCGTGCCGCTGGGATCCTCGGGGTGGATATCAGCCCAGAGGCTGCAGTGGAGATTGCCTCGCGTTCGCGAGGTACCCCGCGAATTGCCAACCGCCTACTGCGTCGCGTTCGCGATTTCGCAGATGTTCACTCCGGTGGCGTTATTGATCTTGGTGCGGCCAAGGCGGCGTTGATTGTCTTCGATGTCGATGAGCTTGGGCTGGACCGCTTGGACCGCGCAGTGCTGACTGCCCTGGTCAAGGGGCACGGTGGCGGCCCGGTGGGCGTGAATTCCCTGGCGTTGGCAGTCGGTGAGGAGCCCTCGACTGTGGAAGAAGTGTGCGAGCCCTACCTGGTCCGTGCCGGGATGATTGCGCGTACATCGCGCGGACGCGTGGCAACTGCCCGAGCATGGCGGCACTTGGGGTTGCAGCCGCCGGAGGGAACTATCGGAGAATAG
- the yajC gene encoding preprotein translocase subunit YajC, translated as MDQTILLLLIFLFLALPIWQIIKQNKQVRTIRDMQDKLAPGAEVITGSGMHGVVVDTTETTVDLIIADGIVTRWEKGAIARNLTTGTGASYAHRDRRGRVSDAPDDHVGDVQEITGHGPADNAASDVNEQVENPNTPSTPDNPGTDGSTSTEKQ; from the coding sequence ATGGATCAAACTATTCTCCTCCTACTTATTTTCTTGTTCCTGGCGCTGCCAATTTGGCAGATCATCAAGCAGAACAAGCAGGTGCGCACCATTCGGGACATGCAGGATAAGTTGGCCCCGGGCGCAGAGGTCATCACCGGTTCCGGTATGCATGGTGTGGTCGTTGATACGACCGAAACAACCGTCGACCTGATTATCGCTGACGGCATCGTGACCCGTTGGGAAAAGGGCGCCATTGCCCGCAACCTCACCACCGGTACCGGAGCTAGCTACGCTCACCGTGACCGACGTGGCCGTGTTTCCGATGCGCCAGATGACCACGTCGGCGACGTCCAAGAAATCACCGGCCACGGCCCGGCTGACAATGCAGCTTCGGACGTCAATGAGCAGGTCGAGAACCCGAATACTCCGAGTACCCCGGATAACCCGGGTACAGACGGTTCCACTTCCACCGAAAAGCAGTAG